The Solanum pennellii chromosome 4, SPENNV200 genomic interval ATTAAAGACCAACCTCCAGTTTCCTCATTGCTGCCTCTGCTTTTGCCTTTTGCAGGTTCTCCCATGCAGTGATTCTAGCTTCTTCCCTCTTAATCCTAATATTTCAGAAGAGAGCATAAACAAGACAATTAATAGCATGAATTAAGAAACAAATGCATTTTGATACTTGGAGAGAGAGAGGTTAAAGAGCATGAATGGGGCCTATCCTTTTCCGAACTGTACAGCTTATTGAGatttttaatgataataatcAACTTGAGATCAGATAAACTATTAAGGCAATGTACATGTTAACCAATATTTTAGGAAAACAATGCAAATGAACAGAACAACACAAGGAAAGGATCTAAATGTCAGCTGGATGTTTTCCCTTCCCTTGTGTTTGCATCTTCTACAAAAGATATATGATCTATCAgcttttccttttctatttGAAATACTTCCAATCACCTTAGACTACTATAAAGCTACTCTAATTGACAATGCTTCAAAATAATCTACTTACAagctaacaaaaaaaataacaccACTTACTTTGAAATACTCGTTGATGTGTCTGAAACATCCCAACCTGAAGAACGGATCTCCATAGCTTTCCTTTTCCAGTCATCAAGTTCCATGCTCCTACCGGGAATTCGAGCTTTCTGTTTCTTTGACCATCTGGTCACTGTAACCCGCTCATCAATTGGAACATCTCTCAATTCTGCTTTAGAAGAAGGAACAGTCTGCAATTCTACAAGTGGTAGAATAGATGGAGTTGAAGGAGAGAAGGATGACTGTCTTATAGGAGATGAGGAAGGGCTTGCCTCGGGGCTCATTTGAGTGGCCATATCCCTCCTTGATATAACTCGTGACACAACATTGGCTTCATCTTGAATATCATCGCCACTCTCATCTACATAACAGATTTACAAGAAAGTTAAACAAAATTCTGAAGGCACTGTCATCATCTCTTCCTATATTACACAACCGACAGTTATGAGGATTTGAAGGGTGGCAGGGATGACCTTAAAGATGTGTATATCTTTTTAAATGTAGGGGGAATTTCAGAATTGACAATAGGTAGTGACAAATAAGTATTGTGATCTCAATAGTGGATATACAGATCTAAATCTTCCAAAGAAACAATCAAGTAGTGCGATAACTAGTGGGCTCAATTCGTAATCTTCTTGCAtgtttcctctttcttctagGAATTACCATCTGCAATTATGCTATGTTTCACTAGAATGATGCTGCAATGCTAATCGATGTGCAACTTCTTAGTTAGACTATGCAAGCAACCAATCAACTGGGAAGATAAATCAGTACCTTGTGAAATTGGCAAGGTCGATAAACAGACCAGTTCAGAGCATCCATGTACACTAACTGACCTTGCCATGCATGGTTCTGCGAGTGCATGGAAGTTTCCACTTCCCAGGTTGCCTCCACATCTAATTGACAAACCATCATTTGTCATCACTCCGGTTGAAAAGGGGGAATTGGCTAAGAGATTACCACCATTTCCTCCCTTAAAAACAGGTGGTGCAGGAGAATACATTGAATAGTAAGCTTGACCAGGAGGACCAAGAGGCCCACTTTTGGATTTAGGCCGCCTCTGTGGCTGGTGTAATGAAGTTCTAACAGAACTATCTCCTGAGACCGGGCTAAAAATCCACCTCTCTGCATCCTCCCATTTGGAAGGTAATATCCTTCCATTATTATAAGGCAGCAATGCAGTATTTACCTGCCTCCTATTAGCAGCTGAATGCAGTGGCACACGCTCTGAACTCCAGCCTTTTTGAACCCCAACACTGGAATGGCGATAATTAGGCGTTCTTGGACTCAGAAATGTACCAACTCGGCTAGTCGTAATAGGGGTTTTCTTCATGATTCCAAAACGCGGAGAAGAAGAGTGGCAAGTGTTAATCACAGCATTGTTTAGATCTAATGAAGCAGGTCTTCGCCTATCTGGTTTCTTCAGCAAAGATCCCGACCCAAATCTACGGTCTTGACACTCTATTCCAATGAATTTTGCAAACcaaagaccaaaaaaaaaaacaaa includes:
- the LOC107018116 gene encoding uncharacterized protein LOC107018116 isoform X2 — encoded protein: MPELGFQDSRSGLGFSRSVRDVSPDSVIYTGDSNFSIFSSASGSVDRCSFASDAHDQDSSVSDVSQHLAGHECREASGGTVTDPNKAMLHRNSHIGRKEKAKVQKAEKNSEIETEDENLSLDSARNSFSQALKECQDRRFGSGSLLKKPDRRRPASLDLNNAVINTCHSSSPRFGIMKKTPITTSRVGTFLSPRTPNYRHSSVGVQKGWSSERVPLHSAANRRQVNTALLPYNNGRILPSKWEDAERWIFSPVSGDSSVRTSLHQPQRRPKSKSGPLGPPGQAYYSMYSPAPPVFKGGNGGNLLANSPFSTGVMTNDGLSIRCGGNLGSGNFHALAEPCMARSVSVHGCSELVCLSTLPISQDESGDDIQDEANVVSRVISRRDMATQMSPEASPSSSPIRQSSFSPSTPSILPLVELQTVPSSKAELRDVPIDERVTVTRWSKKQKARIPGRSMELDDWKRKAMEIRSSGWDVSDTSTSISKIKREEARITAWENLQKAKAEAAMRKLEMKLEKKRSSSMDKIMNKLRSAQKKAHEMRSSMLANQSHEVRRSSSKALSFRQTRQIGSLSGCFTCHAF
- the LOC107018116 gene encoding uncharacterized protein LOC107018116 isoform X1, coding for MPELGFQDSRSGLGFSRSVRDVSPDSVIYTGDSNFSIFSSASGSVDRCSFASDAHDQDSSVSDVSQQHLAGHECREASGGTVTDPNKAMLHRNSHIGRKEKAKVQKAEKNSEIETEDENLSLDSARNSFSQALKECQDRRFGSGSLLKKPDRRRPASLDLNNAVINTCHSSSPRFGIMKKTPITTSRVGTFLSPRTPNYRHSSVGVQKGWSSERVPLHSAANRRQVNTALLPYNNGRILPSKWEDAERWIFSPVSGDSSVRTSLHQPQRRPKSKSGPLGPPGQAYYSMYSPAPPVFKGGNGGNLLANSPFSTGVMTNDGLSIRCGGNLGSGNFHALAEPCMARSVSVHGCSELVCLSTLPISQDESGDDIQDEANVVSRVISRRDMATQMSPEASPSSSPIRQSSFSPSTPSILPLVELQTVPSSKAELRDVPIDERVTVTRWSKKQKARIPGRSMELDDWKRKAMEIRSSGWDVSDTSTSISKIKREEARITAWENLQKAKAEAAMRKLEMKLEKKRSSSMDKIMNKLRSAQKKAHEMRSSMLANQSHEVRRSSSKALSFRQTRQIGSLSGCFTCHAF